The Agrobacterium cucumeris genome has a segment encoding these proteins:
- a CDS encoding TRAP transporter large permease — translation MFEYGILPPLMFLGMIIFMLYGFPVAFSLATVGLVFGVIGIFTEHFSPAFLQALPLRIFGIVSNDLLLAIPFFTFMGAILERCGLAEDLLEGTGKLFGAIPGGLAYAVIIVGAILGAITGTVAASVITMGVISLPIMLKYGYNPRLATGVIAASGTITQVIPPSLVLIVLADQLGKSVGDMYLGAIGPSILQVAIFMLFIFVMSMLRPKDLPALPPEARGELNRALVFRVLAGMIPSIVLIFLVLGTIFLGLATPTEAGALGVVGAMALAAAHRRLTWDLVKQGMHSTMHITSMVVFILVGATCFSLVFQGMDGSLWIEHMLSGIPGGPIGFLIFVNIFIFFLAFFLDFFEIAFIVIPMLAPIAQSLGIDLIWFGVLICINMQTSFMHPPFGFALFYLRSIAPRSVKTSDIYMGAIPWLGMQLILVAIVIFWPESVTYWLDKAPDVDLNSIKIEIPAFGNQGGNTMPNFGQPGGLPGMPNLGEPPKIGP, via the coding sequence ATGTTTGAATATGGTATTCTTCCACCTCTGATGTTCCTCGGCATGATCATCTTCATGCTTTACGGATTTCCGGTTGCCTTCTCACTTGCCACTGTCGGCCTCGTCTTCGGTGTCATCGGCATCTTCACCGAGCATTTTTCTCCGGCCTTTCTGCAGGCCTTGCCGTTGCGCATTTTCGGCATCGTCTCCAACGATCTTCTGCTCGCCATCCCCTTCTTCACCTTCATGGGCGCAATCCTCGAGCGATGCGGACTGGCGGAGGATCTGCTTGAGGGAACCGGCAAGCTGTTCGGCGCCATTCCCGGTGGTCTCGCCTATGCCGTCATCATCGTTGGCGCGATCCTCGGCGCAATCACCGGCACGGTTGCCGCCTCCGTCATCACCATGGGCGTCATCTCGCTGCCCATCATGCTGAAATACGGTTATAATCCGCGGCTTGCCACCGGCGTCATCGCCGCATCGGGCACGATCACGCAGGTCATCCCGCCGTCCCTCGTCCTCATCGTTCTCGCCGACCAGCTCGGCAAGTCTGTCGGTGACATGTATCTTGGCGCAATCGGCCCATCGATCCTGCAGGTGGCAATCTTCATGCTCTTCATCTTCGTGATGTCGATGTTGCGGCCGAAGGATTTGCCGGCGCTGCCGCCGGAAGCACGTGGCGAGCTCAACCGGGCGCTGGTGTTCCGCGTGCTGGCGGGCATGATCCCCTCCATCGTGCTGATCTTCCTCGTGCTCGGCACCATCTTCCTCGGCCTTGCCACCCCGACGGAGGCCGGTGCGCTCGGCGTCGTCGGCGCCATGGCGCTCGCCGCCGCCCACCGCCGCCTTACCTGGGATCTCGTCAAACAGGGCATGCATTCGACCATGCACATCACCTCGATGGTGGTGTTCATTCTCGTCGGCGCCACCTGCTTTTCCCTTGTCTTTCAGGGCATGGACGGCTCGCTGTGGATCGAGCATATGCTGTCGGGCATTCCAGGCGGCCCCATCGGCTTCCTGATCTTCGTCAATATCTTCATCTTCTTCCTCGCCTTCTTCCTCGATTTCTTCGAGATCGCCTTCATCGTCATTCCGATGCTGGCGCCGATCGCCCAGTCGCTCGGTATCGACCTGATCTGGTTCGGCGTGCTGATCTGCATCAACATGCAGACGAGCTTCATGCATCCGCCCTTCGGTTTTGCCCTGTTTTATCTGCGCTCCATCGCGCCGCGCTCGGTCAAGACATCGGATATCTACATGGGCGCCATCCCTTGGCTCGGCATGCAGCTTATCCTCGTCGCCATCGTGATCTTCTGGCCGGAATCCGTCACCTACTGGCTCGACAAGGCGCCCGATGTGGATCTGAACTCCATCAAGATCGAAATCCCCGCCTTTGGTAATCAGGGCGGCAACACAATGCCCAATTTCGGTCAGCCGGGTGGATTGCCCGGCATGCCGAACCTCGGTGAACCGCCGAAGATCGGGCCGTGA
- a CDS encoding sugar ABC transporter ATP-binding protein — MVVSPSTMAAVRASGAVPNAEFLLAADGIRKEFPGVVALDDVSFHLKRGTVHALMGENGAGKSTLMKILAGIYQPDIGEIRLKGAPIRLDSPLDALENGIAMIHQELNLMAYMTVAENIWIRREPKNRFGFIDHGEMYRRTETLLERLGIDLDPETRVGELSVASRQMVEIAKAVSYDSDVLIMDEPTSALTEREVEHLFRIIRDLRERGIGIVYITHKMNELFEIADEFSVFRDGKYIGTHASTDVTRDDIIRMMVGREITQMFPKEEVPIGDVVLSVKNLTLDGVFHDVSFDVRAGEILGVAGLVGSGRSNVAETVFGVTPASSGTVAIDGKQVAIDSPTEAIRHRMAFLTEDRKDTGCLLILNILENMQIAVLQDKYVVNGFVQENALSDACEEMCRKLRVKTPHLYERIENLSGGNQQKVLIGRWMLTKPRILILDEPTRGIDVGAKAEIHKLVCEMARQGVAVIMISSEMPEVLGMSDRVMVMHEGRVTGFLDRSEATQVKVMDLASR, encoded by the coding sequence ATGGTCGTCAGTCCATCGACAATGGCCGCCGTGCGCGCCAGCGGCGCCGTGCCGAATGCAGAATTTCTTCTGGCAGCGGACGGTATACGCAAGGAATTTCCCGGCGTCGTGGCGCTTGATGATGTGTCGTTCCACCTCAAGCGCGGCACCGTGCATGCGCTGATGGGCGAGAACGGCGCCGGCAAATCGACGCTGATGAAGATTCTCGCTGGTATCTATCAGCCGGACATTGGTGAAATCCGCCTTAAAGGTGCTCCGATACGCCTCGATTCCCCACTCGACGCGCTCGAAAACGGCATTGCCATGATCCATCAGGAACTCAACCTGATGGCCTATATGACGGTGGCCGAAAACATCTGGATTCGCCGGGAGCCGAAAAACCGGTTTGGTTTCATCGACCATGGCGAAATGTATCGTCGCACGGAGACGCTGCTGGAAAGGCTCGGTATCGACCTCGATCCGGAAACGCGCGTCGGCGAGCTGTCGGTTGCGAGCCGTCAGATGGTCGAGATCGCCAAGGCGGTTTCTTACGATTCCGACGTTCTGATCATGGATGAGCCGACATCGGCGCTGACGGAACGAGAGGTCGAGCATCTCTTCCGCATTATCCGCGACCTCAGGGAGCGTGGCATCGGCATCGTCTACATCACCCACAAGATGAACGAGCTGTTCGAGATCGCTGACGAGTTTTCCGTCTTTCGCGACGGTAAATATATCGGTACCCATGCTTCCACCGATGTGACGCGCGATGACATCATCCGCATGATGGTGGGCCGCGAAATCACGCAGATGTTCCCGAAGGAAGAGGTTCCGATCGGCGATGTGGTGCTGTCGGTCAAGAACCTGACGCTTGATGGCGTGTTCCATGATGTGTCGTTCGATGTTCGCGCCGGCGAAATTTTAGGCGTTGCGGGTCTTGTCGGCTCGGGACGCTCCAATGTTGCCGAGACGGTGTTCGGTGTTACGCCGGCCTCCTCGGGTACCGTTGCGATCGACGGTAAACAGGTTGCGATCGACAGCCCGACCGAGGCAATTCGCCACCGCATGGCGTTCCTGACCGAGGACCGCAAGGATACGGGATGTCTGCTGATCCTCAATATTCTGGAGAACATGCAGATCGCCGTCCTGCAGGACAAATATGTCGTCAATGGCTTCGTGCAGGAAAACGCCCTTTCGGACGCCTGCGAAGAGATGTGCCGCAAGCTGCGGGTCAAGACGCCTCATCTGTACGAGCGTATCGAAAACCTGTCCGGCGGTAACCAGCAGAAGGTGCTGATCGGCCGCTGGATGCTGACCAAGCCGCGCATCCTCATTCTGGATGAACCGACGCGCGGCATCGATGTCGGGGCCAAGGCGGAGATTCACAAGCTGGTTTGCGAGATGGCGCGTCAAGGCGTCGCCGTCATCATGATTTCCTCCGAAATGCCGGAGGTTCTGGGTATGAGCGACCGTGTCATGGTCATGCATGAGGGTCGGGTGACGGGTTTCCTTGACAGAAGTGAAGCCACGCAGGTGAAGGTGATGGATCTCGCATCGCGGTGA
- a CDS encoding sugar ABC transporter substrate-binding protein — translation MKKLIIGAAMSVLLGTAAHAETVGVSMAQFDDNFLTVLRNGMQDYSKELKGVTLQVEDAQNDVAKQQSQIQNFIASKVDAIIVNPVDTDATAAMSKLAAEAKIPLVYVNRQPVNVDSLPEGQAFVASEETVAGTLETKEVCRLLGGKGKAVVMMGELSNQGARMRTQAVHDVLKTDECKGISVVEEQTANWQRTQGADLVTNWLSSGVEFNAVIANNDEMAIGAIQALKSAGKDMKDYVVAGVDATQDALAAMRAGDLDVTVFQDAAGQGKGALDAALKLVKGDKVDKKVYIPFQLVTPENVKDYVAKN, via the coding sequence ATGAAGAAGCTTATTATTGGTGCAGCCATGTCTGTGCTTCTGGGCACGGCGGCACATGCAGAAACCGTCGGTGTTTCGATGGCTCAGTTCGACGACAACTTCCTGACCGTGCTGCGAAACGGCATGCAGGATTACTCCAAGGAACTGAAGGGCGTTACCCTGCAGGTTGAAGACGCGCAGAACGACGTTGCCAAGCAGCAGAGCCAGATCCAGAATTTCATCGCGTCCAAGGTTGATGCGATCATCGTCAACCCGGTCGATACCGACGCGACGGCGGCCATGTCGAAACTTGCGGCAGAAGCCAAGATCCCGCTGGTTTACGTTAACCGCCAGCCGGTGAACGTGGACAGCCTGCCGGAAGGTCAGGCCTTCGTGGCATCTGAAGAAACGGTGGCCGGTACGCTGGAAACCAAGGAAGTTTGCCGCCTTCTCGGTGGTAAAGGTAAAGCCGTTGTCATGATGGGCGAGCTTTCCAACCAAGGCGCGCGCATGCGCACGCAGGCCGTGCACGATGTTCTGAAAACCGATGAATGCAAGGGTATTTCGGTGGTTGAAGAGCAGACGGCCAACTGGCAGCGCACACAGGGCGCCGATCTCGTCACCAACTGGCTCTCCAGTGGTGTCGAATTCAACGCGGTCATCGCCAACAATGATGAAATGGCCATTGGTGCCATTCAGGCGCTGAAATCCGCTGGCAAGGACATGAAGGACTACGTCGTTGCCGGTGTGGACGCCACGCAGGACGCGCTTGCCGCCATGCGCGCCGGCGATCTTGATGTGACGGTGTTCCAGGATGCCGCTGGTCAGGGCAAGGGCGCTCTCGACGCAGCACTGAAGCTCGTCAAGGGCGACAAGGTCGACAAGAAGGTCTACATTCCCTTCCAGCTCGTCACGCCTGAGAACGTCAAGGATTACGTGGCCAAGAACTGA
- a CDS encoding TRAP transporter small permease subunit, whose amino-acid sequence MKSLLKISALIDLASEALGKVAGYLVLICCIVSAGNAMVRYAFNYSSNGWLEIQWYMFAFIVLIGASYTLRMNEHVRVDIIYGAISPRNRIWVDIIGIVLFLLPGCFYLAWLSWPMFTLSWHQGEMSSNAGGLIRWPVKLVIFAGFALLVLQGFSELIKRIGALNGLYALDTKYEKPLQ is encoded by the coding sequence ATGAAATCGCTTTTAAAAATAAGTGCTTTGATAGACCTTGCGAGCGAAGCTCTGGGCAAGGTCGCCGGTTACCTGGTGCTCATCTGCTGCATTGTCAGCGCCGGCAACGCCATGGTTCGTTATGCCTTCAATTACAGTTCGAACGGCTGGCTGGAAATCCAGTGGTACATGTTCGCCTTCATCGTGCTGATCGGCGCATCCTATACGCTGCGCATGAACGAGCATGTACGTGTCGACATCATCTATGGGGCGATTTCGCCGCGCAACCGCATCTGGGTGGATATTATCGGCATCGTGCTGTTCCTGCTGCCCGGCTGCTTTTATCTGGCCTGGCTGTCCTGGCCCATGTTCACGCTCTCCTGGCATCAGGGCGAAATGTCCTCCAATGCCGGCGGCCTCATCCGCTGGCCCGTGAAACTCGTCATCTTCGCCGGTTTCGCCCTGCTGGTTCTTCAGGGGTTTTCAGAACTCATCAAGCGCATAGGCGCCCTCAACGGGCTTTATGCGCTCGATACGAAGTATGAAAAGCCCCTGCAATGA
- a CDS encoding TRAP transporter substrate-binding protein: MDRRSFMKKGALAGAATALAAPAIAQQNTKINWRLTSSFPKSLDTIYGGAEDIAKHVAAATDGNFTIQPFAAGEIVPGLQAADAVSSGTVEMCHTCSYYYVGKDPTFAIGTAIPFGLNARLTNSWFYEGNGNKLLNEFYAKHNLYGMISGNTGAQMGGWFRKEINTVEDFKGVKMRIAGLAGKVVEKLGVVPQQIAGGDIYPALEKGTIDAAEWVGPYDDHKLGFQKVAKYYYYPAFWEGGPVIHSFVNLDKWNSLPKNYQTALQDACAFANTSMMAKYDAKNPIAIKQLVSEGAVLRPFSQEILEACYKSALEVYANISATNPDFKKIYEDQVAFKREGYLWMQLAEYTFDTFMMIQQRNGKL; this comes from the coding sequence ATGGATCGCCGTTCCTTTATGAAAAAAGGTGCGCTTGCGGGAGCCGCTACGGCTCTGGCCGCGCCCGCCATTGCACAGCAAAATACCAAGATTAACTGGCGCCTGACGTCGTCGTTTCCGAAATCGCTCGACACGATCTATGGCGGCGCCGAGGACATAGCCAAACACGTTGCCGCGGCAACGGATGGCAATTTCACCATCCAGCCCTTTGCTGCCGGTGAAATTGTGCCCGGCCTGCAGGCGGCCGATGCCGTGTCGTCAGGCACGGTGGAAATGTGCCACACCTGCTCCTATTATTACGTCGGCAAGGACCCGACCTTCGCCATCGGCACGGCGATACCCTTCGGCCTGAATGCCCGCCTGACCAATTCCTGGTTCTACGAAGGCAACGGCAACAAGCTGCTCAACGAGTTTTACGCCAAGCACAATCTTTACGGCATGATCTCAGGCAATACCGGCGCCCAGATGGGCGGCTGGTTCCGCAAGGAAATCAATACCGTTGAGGATTTCAAGGGCGTGAAGATGCGTATTGCCGGTCTCGCCGGCAAGGTGGTGGAAAAGCTTGGCGTCGTGCCGCAGCAGATCGCCGGCGGTGACATCTACCCGGCGCTGGAAAAAGGCACCATCGATGCCGCCGAATGGGTCGGCCCTTACGACGACCACAAGCTCGGCTTCCAGAAGGTGGCGAAATATTACTATTATCCGGCTTTCTGGGAAGGCGGCCCTGTCATCCACTCCTTCGTCAATCTGGACAAGTGGAACAGCCTGCCGAAGAACTACCAGACGGCGCTGCAGGATGCCTGCGCCTTCGCCAACACTAGCATGATGGCGAAATACGACGCCAAGAACCCCATCGCCATCAAGCAGCTGGTTTCGGAAGGTGCCGTATTGCGGCCGTTCAGCCAGGAAATCCTCGAGGCCTGCTACAAATCGGCACTGGAAGTCTACGCCAATATTTCGGCCACCAATCCAGACTTCAAGAAGATCTACGAGGACCAGGTCGCGTTCAAGCGCGAAGGTTACCTGTGGATGCAGCTTGCGGAATACACCTTTGATACGTTCATGATGATCCAGCAACGTAACGGTAAGCTCTGA
- a CDS encoding ABC transporter permease, which produces MNTNATANAELDAKSGRKPHRRIPPEANIFFVLIGIALVYEILGWIFIGQSFLMNQQRLTIMILQVSVIGIIAVGVTQVIITGGIDLSSGSVVGLTAMLSASVAQSSTWPRALYPGLTDLPFFIPLAVGILAGALAGFINGQLIARTKIPPFIATLGMMVTARGLSKWYTKGQPISGLTDGFNFIGTGIWPVVVFLVVAIIFHIALRYTRYGKFTYAIGANQQAARVSGINIEAHLIKVYAIAGMLAGLAGVVTAARAQTAQAGMGVMYELDAIAAAVIGGTSLAGGAGRITGTVIGTIILGVMTSGFTFLRVDAYYQEIVKGLIIVAAVVADVYRQKKRAKR; this is translated from the coding sequence ATGAATACGAACGCCACCGCCAACGCAGAGTTGGATGCAAAATCCGGACGCAAGCCGCACAGGCGCATACCGCCGGAAGCCAATATCTTTTTCGTGCTGATCGGCATCGCGCTGGTCTATGAAATTCTCGGCTGGATTTTCATCGGCCAGAGCTTCCTGATGAACCAGCAGCGCCTGACGATCATGATCCTGCAGGTGTCGGTGATCGGCATCATCGCCGTTGGCGTGACGCAGGTCATCATTACCGGCGGCATCGACCTGTCTTCCGGTTCGGTTGTCGGTCTGACGGCGATGTTGTCTGCCAGTGTGGCGCAATCCTCCACCTGGCCGCGGGCGCTTTATCCGGGCCTCACCGACCTGCCATTCTTCATACCGCTTGCTGTCGGCATCTTGGCCGGGGCTTTGGCCGGGTTCATCAACGGGCAGCTTATCGCGCGAACGAAAATCCCGCCCTTCATCGCAACACTCGGCATGATGGTGACGGCGCGCGGTCTTTCCAAGTGGTACACCAAGGGTCAGCCGATCTCCGGCCTGACCGATGGCTTCAACTTCATCGGTACGGGCATCTGGCCGGTCGTCGTTTTCCTCGTCGTCGCCATCATCTTCCACATCGCGCTGCGTTACACGCGTTATGGCAAGTTCACCTATGCGATCGGCGCTAACCAGCAGGCGGCACGCGTTTCCGGTATCAATATCGAGGCGCATTTGATCAAGGTCTATGCCATTGCCGGCATGCTGGCCGGTCTTGCCGGTGTCGTCACCGCAGCCCGTGCACAGACGGCGCAGGCCGGCATGGGCGTGATGTATGAACTCGACGCCATTGCCGCAGCCGTTATCGGCGGCACATCGCTTGCCGGCGGCGCTGGACGCATCACCGGAACGGTCATCGGCACCATCATTCTCGGCGTCATGACATCCGGCTTCACGTTCCTCAGGGTTGATGCCTATTACCAGGAGATCGTCAAAGGCCTGATCATCGTCGCTGCCGTCGTCGCCGACGTCTACCGACAGAAGAAACGCGCAAAGCGCTAA
- a CDS encoding gamma-glutamyl-gamma-aminobutyrate hydrolase family protein, producing MPKPIIAVPADIRHFTGADWHAAQNQYLSAALKVAGVMSFIVPAFEDGNEVDAILDRVDGLLVSGSATNVHPALYGKEARESDGPFDPARDATSLPLIRRAIERGIPMLAICRGIQELNVALGGTLASEIQEQPGVWDHRKPEHDDRDVAFAIRQPVQVREGSCIAQHLGMSGEIQINSLHRQAIAETAPRLQVEATAADGTIEAVSVIDAKGFAVGVQWHPEYWAETDAPSRALFEAFGKAVHEYRNSKA from the coding sequence ATGCCAAAACCCATCATTGCAGTTCCCGCCGACATCAGGCATTTCACCGGAGCCGACTGGCACGCCGCGCAGAACCAGTATCTTTCCGCAGCTCTGAAGGTCGCCGGTGTCATGTCCTTCATCGTTCCGGCCTTCGAGGACGGTAACGAGGTCGACGCCATTCTGGACCGGGTGGACGGCCTGCTCGTCTCCGGCTCGGCAACCAATGTTCACCCTGCCCTTTACGGAAAGGAAGCACGGGAAAGCGATGGTCCCTTCGATCCCGCTCGTGACGCGACCAGCCTGCCGCTCATCCGCCGCGCCATCGAACGCGGCATTCCGATGCTGGCGATCTGTCGCGGTATTCAGGAATTGAATGTCGCGCTTGGCGGCACGCTTGCTTCGGAAATTCAGGAACAGCCCGGCGTGTGGGATCACCGCAAGCCGGAACATGACGACCGCGACGTGGCCTTCGCCATTCGCCAGCCGGTGCAGGTGCGCGAAGGTTCGTGCATTGCGCAGCATCTTGGCATGTCGGGTGAAATCCAGATCAATTCGCTGCACCGCCAGGCAATTGCCGAAACCGCGCCGCGCCTGCAGGTCGAAGCCACGGCGGCTGATGGCACCATCGAAGCCGTTTCCGTCATCGACGCCAAGGGCTTTGCGGTCGGCGTGCAATGGCATCCGGAATATTGGGCCGAGACGGATGCGCCGTCGCGCGCCCTGTTCGAGGCCTTCGGCAAGGCTGTTCACGAATACCGAAACAGCAAGGCGTAA